Below is a window of Candidatus Binataceae bacterium DNA.
AGGGTCGCCGCATCGCCGACTTCATGACGGTTCGAGCGGATCTCGCGCAGGCGTGCGAGCAGTTCGCTTTCGATGCTTGGACTGTGCTCCGCCGCCAGCTCCACCGCGCGCGCCGCCCAACGCAGGGCAACGCGGCCCTCCGGACCGCCGAAATCGTCGAAGAACCAGGCACAACTGGTTAAGGTCGACTGTCCGGCGCGCACCATTTCAAACAGCCGAATCAGGCGCTCACGCGAAACCTCGCCAACGACACCAAATCTGGAGAACCAGTGCTCATGAGTCGCGGGATCGGAATCAATCATGAGCCGGATCGAGGCGCGCACTGCGCCTCGATGATCCTTCACTAGCGCCGGCGCGAAACGATCGTAAACCGCGTCGACGTGGTTGTTTACGAATTCCATTGCTGCGCGCAGCGGCGTCCGCCACCCTTGCCGGGTGCCGGCCTCGAGGCGACATCCGCATTCGGCGCGCCAGCGCTCGATGCCATGCGCGCAACTCCAGGAGCTGGGCGCTTCGATGAGGAACTTCCCCCTGGTTCCATGATCGGCGAGGTACTGCTCGCAGTTGGTCAGCACAATATCGTCGCGCCGCTGCAGCATGATCAACGCGCGCGCCAGTTCCGCAGCGCCCGTCTTCTTGTGGTGGCCGAACGTCTCGCCGTCGGTTGCGAACATCAACGAAGAACCTTCCGGTAACGCAAGCGCGGTCGCGGCCATCCACTCAGCCAGCCTTGCTCCGTCGTGTAAACCTTCTCCGAAGGAAATCGTTGATGACATCTCACGGTCGAAGCGGAAGACCGCGAGTTTGGCGTTTCCGTTGCTCCACAGGAAGGGTCCAGCAGCGCGAGTGTCAGTTGGGTCTCCCAGGTATTGCCCTTGTTGCGGTCCGAGGATGACGAACCTGATTCCCGCGGCCGCGACCGACGCCAGGGTCTCGGGATCGACAGCACACTCGGGCAGCCACATTCCCAGCGGACGGCGCCCGAAGCGGTATTCGAAATCGGTGATTCCCCAGGCGATCTGCAGATCGCGATCCCGTGGCGACAGCAGCGGCAGAATCGAATGATTGTAGGATTGCGCGATCGCGTTGCCGTGGCCGCCAAGCCGATCGCGCGACAGTGCATCGCCCCGCAGCAGCGCACGATAGGCGGCCTGGCCGTGATTAGCCAGCCACAGGGCCAGCGTCGGGCCTATGTCGAAGTTGACCGATT
It encodes the following:
- a CDS encoding DUF3536 domain-containing protein — translated: MPEPRYIIIHGHFYQPPRESPWTGLISQESGAAPFPNWNERILSECYTANAHAHTMEGHIVHIRNNYESVNFDIGPTLALWLANHGQAAYRALLRGDALSRDRLGGHGNAIAQSYNHSILPLLSPRDRDLQIAWGITDFEYRFGRRPLGMWLPECAVDPETLASVAAAGIRFVILGPQQGQYLGDPTDTRAAGPFLWSNGNAKLAVFRFDREMSSTISFGEGLHDGARLAEWMAATALALPEGSSLMFATDGETFGHHKKTGAAELARALIMLQRRDDIVLTNCEQYLADHGTRGKFLIEAPSSWSCAHGIERWRAECGCRLEAGTRQGWRTPLRAAMEFVNNHVDAVYDRFAPALVKDHRGAVRASIRLMIDSDPATHEHWFSRFGVVGEVSRERLIRLFEMVRAGQSTLTSCAWFFDDFGGPEGRVALRWAARAVELAAEHSPSIESELLARLREIRSNRHEVGDAATLYLSLKTREARGRV